The window CGCACGGCTTCGAGCATCCCCGAAAGCGGCTTTGCTCTCTTTCAGTCAACCTCGGCCCTTGTGCCAGTCGCAATTCTGGTCGCGTTCCGATCCGGCCGCATGAATACGGGCTGGTTCATGGTCTTTGCGCCCCTGTGGTCCCTGGTCGCCTATGCTCCGCTAGCCCACGCAATCTGGGGTGGAGGCTGGATCTCGGAGAAATTTCTCCCGATTGATTGGAACGGGGGCATCGTCATCGGCCTCGCCGTCGGAGTAAGCGGGCTCGTCCTTGCGCTCCTGGGGCCAGAGCGCGAGCCAGCCCCCTCCCCACTCTCGCCACTGAGCCTTCTGCTCATTCTTCTTGGCGCGGCACTTTTCCTCGTCGGGCGTATCGCGGCGAGTGGCGGGCAGGCGCTTACCGGCAACGACGATGCCGCAGCAGCCATGCTGGCAACCCTTCTGGGGGCCGCCGCAGGGGCGATCACGTGGCTTTTTCTGGGACTTGTCACGAACCGTGCACCAGGGCCTCTGTCGCTGGCCCGCGGCCTTCTTTGCGGCCTTGCCTGCATTGCGCCGGCAGCCGGCTACGTATCGCCCGGAGGTGCCATCATGATCAGCGTAATCGGGACGGCGGCCAGCTACGGCCTTACCAGGACATTGCAAGCCCGGTCCCGTCTGGGGGACGCTGGGGTGCTCGCCAGCGTGTTTGCAGGGGGCGGAGCCTGTGGCAGCCTGCTCGTCGTGCCCTTCATCCAGCCTGCGCTGGGCGGCACAGGACTCCCCTCCGGCAACAGCCTGATGGATCAGCTGATCGGGCAAGCCGCGACGCTCGCAATCGCCACGGCCTGGATGGCAGGGACCACGCTCGTTCTGGCGACCATGGTTTCCCTCGTCCGGCCAATGCGCCCGTCGCAAGACCGCATCGACCAGGGCCTCGACGTGGCTACACCAGAGGGATTCTGATATCGAGTAGGGGGGCGCCTCACGGCGCCCCCCTCTCACACCACCGGACGTACGTACTGCGTATCACGGCGGTTTCCGGTACGGTTTAAGGCGGCATGTTGGAGAGCGAGGCTTGAGAGACCTGCCTGATCGAACCATGCGTTGGGCATGCCGTGGGCGGCCTGAGGGCTGCCCGACAGGCGCCACCAGCCCTTTCCCGAGAGCGCGAAGATCCAAGCCTGCCATTCTGGGACGCCGTTTTCCCTTAAGAAAGTGGCGATCGTCATGGTGCGCTTGCACTGTTTGAGCCGGACGCAGCGAAGCTTGCGCCGGAGCCAGCTGTCGATCTCGCGCAAAACCGTCTGAGCCCGGGCGTGTCGGTAGTAGGTGACCCACCCTGTAGTGAAGGCATTGGTCTGTGCGATCATCGCCGCGAGGCTGATGCCTCGGTTGCGGCGCGTAATCGCCCTGAGCCGCTCCTTCAGCCGCGTGAGACTTTTGTTCGCTATGCTCAAAAAGCCTCCCGCTGTCAGACGGTGGCCGAGGAAGGTACGTTCCCGGACGTGTGCAACCGCGCTCTTGGCCTGATTGACGCGGAGTCGGAGCTTGCCTTCCAGCAAGGCGGTAACCGAAGCCATGACGCGCTCCCCCGCTGCCTGTGACCGTACATAGATGTTACAGTCGTCGGCGTAGCGGCAGAACCGGTGGCCCCGGCGTTCGAGCTCCTTGTCGAGGTCATCCAGAATGAGGTTAGCGATCAGCGGCGAGAGAGGGCCGCCTTGCGGGGTCCCCTCCTGCCGTTCGACGTGCACACCACCCGACAGCATCCCGGCCTGTAGAAACCGGCGGATGATGACGAGCAGGCGTGGGTCGGCGATGTGCCGGGCCAGACGGGCCATGACGATGTCGTGGTTCACCCGATCAAAGAATTTCTCCAGGTCGAGGTCTACGACGATCGCATAGCCGTCCCGCACATAGTCCGGGCCTGACGCAGCGCATCGTGTGCGCCGCGTCCGGGGCGGAACCCAAAACTCGATGCCGAGAATGTCGGATCAAGGACGGGATCCAGGACTTGCAGTATCGCCTGTTGTACCAGCCGGTCGACAGCCGTCGGAATGCCCAGCTGGCGCACTCCTTTCCCGCCGGGTTTGGGAATTTCAACTCCGCGCACCAGGCTTGGACGGTAAGTACCGTCGAGTAACGAGGCGATCAGCCTCTCACGGTTTCCTGCAATCCAGTCACGCAGGTCGGGGACGGTCATCCCGTCCACGCCCGGCGCCCCCTTGTTCGCTTTCACCCGCTTGTAGGCTTGGTTCAGGTTGGCCGAGCTGGCCACCTCCTCCATCACGTAACGCGTCAAGGCGAGGGGCTCGGCCCATGCCGTGGGTGATTGCCGCTCCTCGATCGTCCCAGCGCCAGTTCCGCCTTTGCCGGTGACGTCGTGGCCAAGCGATGCCTTCAGGGCTTCATCGAAGAAGTCCTGCTGCTTCCCGCTACCTTGCTGCCGCTCCACACCCATCGAATGTGCCCAGTCTTGCTCCTTGGGTACCGAATTTGGTCCTTCGCCGGCTTGCGCCCGCTACTATGACCGCTGCTGACTTCTCCGGGCCCATCCAGCAACATCACTGCCGCTGTTCTCCGGATCGTCCGGAGAGGCCAGGAGATCTCCCGGGGTAAGACGTTGATCCTTCACTCGGTCGCTGCCGGATTTACCAATGCGCGCGTCTGTCTGGCTATCGGACATCCCCATCCATTGCTGGGTTATCCCGCCGCACCGGCCTTCTATCCGATTCCTGTTCGTCAGCTCCGAGCTTTGCCTCCGGCTTCCTCCCCACCCCGCCTCGCGGCGACGCAGTTGCCTTCAGCTAGCAGTTCCCACCAGCAGGCCTGCAAAGGACTTACACCTCCTGCATCAACGCCGTGCCCGGCACACAAAAAAAGCCCTGCAAGATCTATATCTTGCAGGGCCTTCTTACAGATCTGTCGAACCGGTCAGTCGCCGGTCAGAATGCGATCCACCAGTTCCTTGACTGTCGGCGTGAAGCCGTTCGAGTAGAAGGGATCGCGCTTGAAGTTGTAGGCCGCATGGCCTGCGAACATCAGGTTCTCTTCCACAGGTCCGCCGTGGGCGATGTCCTGTAGCGTCTTCTGAATACAGAAGCTGCGCGGATCAGCCAGACGGCCCGTGGTATAATCGTCGTGATCCTTCCACGACGAGAAACCGCAGTGCGAGAGGCAGCCCATGCAATCGGCCTGATCCTTGCGGATTTCATCGCGCTCGTCCGGAGCCACGAAAACGATGGTGTCGTCGGGCGTCCGCAGGCCATCGGTGAACCCTTCCTGCGCCCAACCCCGGGCACGCTCGAGATCCTTGGGAGCGACCCAGAAGTTCTTGCCCTTCACACCGACGTCGAGACGCACGGTGTGCTCACCGGCCTCAACCTTCGAGTAGGGGATCTGGCGCTCCGAACGCGCTTCGAGCGCGCGCAGGAACGGATTGCGCACAGCCGAAGAGTAGAAGCCGGTCGGCGAGAAACGGTGCAGCAGGACATCACCCGGATCGAGATCGCGCAAGGCATCCTTCCAGGCCTGCGGGATCGGGCTTTCCGTGGTCAGGAGCGGACGTGTGCCATACTGGAAAGCAATGCTGCCCAGCTCGGGGTTGTCGATCCAGTTGTCCCAATCGCGCAAGTACCATACGCCGCCCGCCATCACGATCGGCACGTCGTCCGAGATACCTTCCTTGCGCATCACATCGCGCAGCGCCTTGACGCGCGGATAAGGATCTTCGGGCTTCAGCGGATCTTCCGCGTTGGAAAGGCCGTTGTGACCGCCGGCGAGCCAGGGATCCTCGTAGACCACGGCGGCCAGCAGGTCCGCCACCTTGTGGTACGCACGCTTCCAAAGCGCGCGGAAGGCACGGCCCGAGCTGACGATGGGAAGATAATTGACGTTGTAGCGCGCCGCGATCTCGGACAGGCGATAAGGCATGCCCGCCCCGCACGTCACGCCGGTCACGAGACCCGGCGTCTTTTCGAGGATACCCTCGAGCACCTGCTGCGCACCGCCCATTTCCCAAAGGACGTTGATATTGATCGCGCCCTGGCCGTTGGAGATCTCGTAAGCCCGCTGGACCTGCTCGACGCCGCCATCGATGGCGTAGCGGATCAGTTCCTCGTGGCGCTCCTTGCGGGTCAGTGCATTGTAGACCTGCGGAACGATCTTGCCCTCGGCGTCGTAGCTGTCGGCGTTGACGGCGCTGACCGTCCCAATGCCGCCCGCTGCCGCCCAGGCACCCGAACTCATATGGTTGGTGGCCGAGACGCCCTTACCGCCTTCGATCAGCGGCCAGACTTCACGTCCACCATAGTTAATCGGCTTTAAACCCTTGAAACCCATCGTAACTCTTATCTTTCCCCCTCGGCGTCAAACTCCGACTTAGGAAGTCGGT is drawn from Novosphingobium decolorationis and contains these coding sequences:
- a CDS encoding reverse transcriptase domain-containing protein yields the protein MGVERQQGSGKQQDFFDEALKASLGHDVTGKGGTGAGTIEERQSPTAWAEPLALTRYVMEEVASSANLNQAYKRVKANKGAPGVDGMTVPDLRDWIAGNRERLIASLLDGTYRPSLVRGVEIPKPGGKGVRQLGIPTAVDRLVQQAILQVLDPVLDPTFSASSFGFRPGRGAHDALRQARTMCGTAMRSS
- a CDS encoding ammonium transporter is translated as MNGMGRADGQRGKAGHRLALLACSLLLASISRPASAQSGALDLADTGDTAWVLAASVLALAATLPGLVLFACGQARGRNQITTLYQGMGAVLASALAWAVAGYTLAFGNASGGWLGAGNAWMLREFGNLRTASSIPESGFALFQSTSALVPVAILVAFRSGRMNTGWFMVFAPLWSLVAYAPLAHAIWGGGWISEKFLPIDWNGGIVIGLAVGVSGLVLALLGPEREPAPSPLSPLSLLLILLGAALFLVGRIAASGGQALTGNDDAAAAMLATLLGAAAGAITWLFLGLVTNRAPGPLSLARGLLCGLACIAPAAGYVSPGGAIMISVIGTAASYGLTRTLQARSRLGDAGVLASVFAGGGACGSLLVVPFIQPALGGTGLPSGNSLMDQLIGQAATLAIATAWMAGTTLVLATMVSLVRPMRPSQDRIDQGLDVATPEGF
- a CDS encoding reverse transcriptase domain-containing protein, with amino-acid sequence MRDGYAIVVDLDLEKFFDRVNHDIVMARLARHIADPRLLVIIRRFLQAGMLSGGVHVERQEGTPQGGPLSPLIANLILDDLDKELERRGHRFCRYADDCNIYVRSQAAGERVMASVTALLEGKLRLRVNQAKSAVAHVRERTFLGHRLTAGGFLSIANKSLTRLKERLRAITRRNRGISLAAMIAQTNAFTTGWVTYYRHARAQTVLREIDSWLRRKLRCVRLKQCKRTMTIATFLRENGVPEWQAWIFALSGKGWWRLSGSPQAAHGMPNAWFDQAGLSSLALQHAALNRTGNRRDTQYVRPVV
- a CDS encoding NAD(P)H-dependent flavin oxidoreductase, which produces MGFKGLKPINYGGREVWPLIEGGKGVSATNHMSSGAWAAAGGIGTVSAVNADSYDAEGKIVPQVYNALTRKERHEELIRYAIDGGVEQVQRAYEISNGQGAININVLWEMGGAQQVLEGILEKTPGLVTGVTCGAGMPYRLSEIAARYNVNYLPIVSSGRAFRALWKRAYHKVADLLAAVVYEDPWLAGGHNGLSNAEDPLKPEDPYPRVKALRDVMRKEGISDDVPIVMAGGVWYLRDWDNWIDNPELGSIAFQYGTRPLLTTESPIPQAWKDALRDLDPGDVLLHRFSPTGFYSSAVRNPFLRALEARSERQIPYSKVEAGEHTVRLDVGVKGKNFWVAPKDLERARGWAQEGFTDGLRTPDDTIVFVAPDERDEIRKDQADCMGCLSHCGFSSWKDHDDYTTGRLADPRSFCIQKTLQDIAHGGPVEENLMFAGHAAYNFKRDPFYSNGFTPTVKELVDRILTGD